The genomic interval CCTGCAATAAACGAATATCGAATAAAATCAAATTCGATAATTGCTTCTGTTATACTCATAAACAACACTCCCTATCATGACCGCTGTGATCAATAAACTGTACAGGGTGACCGTATATTTTTGAAATTTCAACTTCATCTAATGATTTAAACTGGTGTGCTGTACCATGGAAGTGTAAATGCTCGTTTAAACAGGCAACTTGTGTTGCAGTATCAACTACAACACCGATATCATGCGTTACGAGTAGTATCGTGATACCTTCATTTTTAAGTTGTTCTAGTAAAGCATAAAATTCAGCAACATGCTTTGCATCAATGCCGACTGTCGGCTCATCAAGTACGAGTACAGATGGATTTGAAATTAAAGCACGTGCAATAAATACACGCTGCTGCTGTCCACCTGACAGATCAGAAATATTTTTATGTTTTAAATGATCGATATGGAGACGTTTTAATATTGCTTCCACTTTTTTGTCGTCCGCTTTATTAAATCTCTGAAATATCGGTTTCATCTGAATTAATCCACTACGTACAACTTCATAAACATTTGCAGGGAATCCAGAACTCGCTGCATTTGCTTTTTGTGACACATAACCTATGCCTGTACGTTTATTTAATTTACGAATATCAGTTCCGTTCATTAATATTTCGCCATCCTGTAAATTTAAAATACCGAGAATCAACTTTAATAGCGTTGATTTACCCGACCCGTTAGGTCCGACGATTGCTAAAAAATCACCAGGATATATACTGATATTAATGTTCGATAACGCCTTCTTATCAGGGTATCGATAAGAAACATCCTTAATTTCAAATACTGGTTTCATATTCTCATCCTTTTATAAATAAAAACAAGCATTAATCTATGATTAATCCCTGTTTTTATTGTCAAATTCTACTGCAATTTAATCTTCTCTAATAATTCAGGATCAAAAGTTTTACTTTTAATCATATTAATTTCAAATTTATAAGGTGGCTTTTTATTTTTCTTATCTTCACCAACTTGAACGTATGGTGTTTCTAAAATTTTAGGAATACTCTGGAATGCTTCATGATAGACGATATTTGTAAGTGCATCAAAGCCAATATTACCAAAACCATAGTTTTCATGTCTGTCTTTTCTAGCACCCATGACATTTTTACTGTCATTAACATGAAGTACTTTTATTCGCTCCAGTCCTACAATTTTGTCAAAATCAGTTAAAACACCATCAAGATTATTGACGATATCATAGCCGGCATCATGTGTATGACACGTATCAAAACATACAGATAGACGTTCATTATGCGTAACTCCTGAAATGATTTCTGCAAGCTCTTCGAAAGACTTTCCGCATTCTGACCCTTTACCGGCCATCGTTTCAAGTGCGATACGCACATCATTATTGTTCGTCAATACTTCATTTAAACCTTCAATAATCTTCTTAATTCCCGCTTCTTCACCTGCACCTACATGAGCACCAGGATGTAAAACGATATCTTTCGCACCGAGTGCCTCAGTTCTTTCAATTTCCTTCTGCAGAAACTCAACACCTAAAGCGAAGACTTCTGGCTTAACAGTATTGGCAATATTAATAATATATGGTGCATGAACAACGATATTAGACAGTCCATGCGCTTTCATATGTGCCTGTCCCGCTTCAATATTTAATTCTTCTATTGCTTTACGACGCGTGTTCTGTGGTGCACCAGTATAGATCATAAATGTAGAAGCGCCATAACTTGCTGCTTCTTCAGATGCTTGAAGCAACATCTTTTTACCACTCATTGATACATGAGATCCGATTAACATAAAATTCACCTTAACCTTTTCTGTTTTGCTTATTCACGCGTTTAGAGTGTGCTTTTTTCTCATTACGCTTAATTTTATCCAGTTCATATCTGAATTTTTTCTTATA from Macrococcus armenti carries:
- a CDS encoding metal ABC transporter ATP-binding protein, which gives rise to MKPVFEIKDVSYRYPDKKALSNINISIYPGDFLAIVGPNGSGKSTLLKLILGILNLQDGEILMNGTDIRKLNKRTGIGYVSQKANAASSGFPANVYEVVRSGLIQMKPIFQRFNKADDKKVEAILKRLHIDHLKHKNISDLSGGQQQRVFIARALISNPSVLVLDEPTVGIDAKHVAEFYALLEQLKNEGITILLVTHDIGVVVDTATQVACLNEHLHFHGTAHQFKSLDEVEISKIYGHPVQFIDHSGHDRECCL
- a CDS encoding deoxyribonuclease IV — protein: MLIGSHVSMSGKKMLLQASEEAASYGASTFMIYTGAPQNTRRKAIEELNIEAGQAHMKAHGLSNIVVHAPYIINIANTVKPEVFALGVEFLQKEIERTEALGAKDIVLHPGAHVGAGEEAGIKKIIEGLNEVLTNNNDVRIALETMAGKGSECGKSFEELAEIISGVTHNERLSVCFDTCHTHDAGYDIVNNLDGVLTDFDKIVGLERIKVLHVNDSKNVMGARKDRHENYGFGNIGFDALTNIVYHEAFQSIPKILETPYVQVGEDKKNKKPPYKFEINMIKSKTFDPELLEKIKLQ